One Roseofilum casamattae BLCC-M143 genomic region harbors:
- the cobJ gene encoding precorrin-3B C(17)-methyltransferase — MTISIANRPNSTTSSLLAIATTPRSAQRLYPLTQSLGATLLVSPSCHQALSPDLAASCQVYSDSLAQTLESLWNQHQGFIFALATGAVVRLIAPLVQDKTRDPAIVVVDETGNYAISLCGGHRGGADSLTRLVAAQLGATPIVTGASNGLDLPAIDTLGEPFGWRRGTGDWTAVSAAIAKQQPIQVLQTTGSPLWQSHLPTDHPFIFNEDNIASPRARVIVGSSNYLAKDNLPQVHWHPRVLWVGMGCERNTDPEAIARALERTLETYNLVKEAVAAIATLDLKADEPGLLALCTENNWPLVTYSSEVLQQVRVPNPSTVVAESVGTPSVAEAAALKATGMTELLATKQVHRFPDLSGAVTVAIAQYPTEYTAKTGQLFLVGMGPGELQQMTPAAQSAVVQADAVLGYQLYLDLIAPLRRPGQIIEAFPITQERQRALRAIELAQGGLTVAMVSSGDCGIYGMAGLVLEELDLQGWDGFVPQVQVFPGITALQAAASRVGAPLMHDFCAISLSDLLTPWPVIERRLTAAAQGDFITALYNPKSEKRTEAIVRSQHIFLQHRHRQTPVALVRCAYRENEQVTLTTLEEFAQCPIDMLTTVLIGNQTTRRSGPWIMTPRGYNTKL, encoded by the coding sequence ATGACTATATCGATCGCCAATCGTCCCAACTCTACCACCAGTTCTCTTCTGGCGATCGCAACGACTCCCCGCTCTGCACAACGCCTCTATCCCCTCACTCAATCTCTGGGCGCAACCCTCCTCGTTTCCCCATCGTGCCATCAGGCTCTATCTCCCGACTTAGCGGCATCCTGCCAAGTTTATTCAGACTCTTTAGCGCAAACCCTAGAATCATTATGGAACCAGCATCAAGGCTTTATCTTTGCTCTGGCCACTGGAGCTGTCGTGCGCTTAATTGCTCCCTTAGTGCAAGATAAAACCAGAGATCCGGCGATCGTCGTGGTTGATGAAACCGGGAATTATGCCATTAGTCTCTGTGGCGGACATCGGGGTGGTGCGGATAGCCTGACGCGCTTAGTCGCCGCCCAACTGGGAGCCACGCCTATCGTCACCGGTGCGAGTAACGGATTGGATTTGCCCGCGATCGATACATTGGGCGAACCCTTTGGTTGGCGGCGTGGAACGGGCGACTGGACGGCAGTGAGTGCGGCGATCGCCAAACAGCAACCGATACAAGTTCTGCAAACCACCGGCTCTCCTTTGTGGCAATCTCATCTTCCTACCGACCATCCGTTTATCTTCAATGAGGATAACATCGCTTCTCCTCGCGCCAGAGTTATTGTCGGTTCGTCTAACTATCTTGCGAAAGACAACCTTCCGCAAGTCCACTGGCATCCCCGAGTTCTGTGGGTAGGGATGGGGTGCGAGCGCAACACCGATCCAGAGGCGATCGCCCGAGCATTAGAGCGTACCTTAGAGACGTATAATTTAGTCAAAGAGGCTGTAGCTGCGATCGCAACTCTCGACCTGAAAGCCGACGAACCCGGTTTACTCGCTCTCTGCACGGAAAACAACTGGCCCCTCGTTACCTATTCTTCTGAGGTACTGCAACAAGTCCGAGTCCCAAACCCGTCAACCGTCGTCGCCGAAAGTGTGGGGACTCCCAGCGTTGCCGAAGCAGCCGCACTGAAAGCCACCGGAATGACCGAACTATTGGCAACCAAACAAGTCCATCGGTTCCCCGACTTATCCGGAGCCGTTACCGTAGCGATCGCCCAATATCCCACCGAATATACCGCCAAAACCGGTCAACTCTTCCTTGTCGGCATGGGACCCGGAGAGCTGCAACAAATGACTCCAGCGGCCCAGTCAGCCGTCGTCCAAGCCGATGCCGTGTTGGGGTATCAGTTGTACTTGGATCTGATTGCACCCTTGCGCCGTCCCGGTCAAATTATTGAAGCCTTTCCCATCACCCAAGAACGCCAGCGGGCCCTGCGCGCCATAGAATTAGCCCAAGGGGGATTAACCGTCGCCATGGTTTCTTCCGGAGACTGCGGCATTTATGGCATGGCAGGATTAGTCTTAGAAGAACTCGACCTTCAAGGTTGGGATGGTTTCGTGCCGCAAGTGCAAGTCTTTCCGGGAATAACGGCATTGCAAGCTGCGGCGTCGCGAGTGGGAGCGCCGTTGATGCACGACTTTTGCGCCATTAGTCTCAGCGACTTATTAACGCCTTGGCCGGTTATCGAACGGCGCTTAACCGCTGCAGCGCAAGGAGACTTTATTACGGCACTTTATAATCCTAAGTCCGAGAAACGTACTGAAGCTATTGTGCGATCGCAACACATTTTCTTGCAACACCGCCACCGGCAAACCCCCGTTGCTCTCGTCCGTTGCGCCTATCGCGAGAACGAGCAAGTTACCCTCACCACCCTGGAAGAGTTCGCCCAATGTCCCATCGACATGCTCACTACTGTCCTCATTGGAAACCAAACCACCCGACGCTCGGGCCCTTGGATAATGACCCCGAGAGGCTATAACACCAAGCTCTAG
- a CDS encoding serine/threonine-protein kinase encodes MFRELQPGELLDNRYKIIERLGGGSFGQTYLAEDTRRFDLKCVIKQLNPSFTKPSQLDKARELFKREAQALHELGQHSQIPELFEYSQKDFYLVQELILGNELSGETEKQWSEPEVIDFLQDVLKTLSVVHKNDTIHRDLKPENLMRRDDDCKIVLIDFGTVTAASAQSFDEEGIVVKDYTMAAGTPEYMAAEHTMGKPGSSSDIYSVGLIAIQFLTGQRPGELKRDETLEFIWQDKVNINRKFARILTNMVKYDFRDRYQTVREVLDDLYRYLNPDSAEIISSQSELKKQSHFSRWKKLLNRRKQN; translated from the coding sequence ATGTTTAGGGAATTGCAACCCGGTGAATTGCTTGACAATCGTTATAAAATTATCGAGCGCTTGGGTGGCGGTTCTTTTGGTCAGACTTATTTAGCCGAAGATACAAGAAGGTTTGATTTGAAATGTGTAATTAAGCAACTGAATCCTTCATTTACAAAACCCAGCCAATTGGATAAAGCTAGAGAATTGTTTAAACGGGAAGCCCAGGCGCTCCATGAGTTAGGGCAGCACTCTCAGATTCCAGAACTCTTTGAGTATTCCCAGAAAGATTTTTATCTCGTCCAAGAATTAATTTTGGGTAACGAACTCTCCGGGGAAACGGAAAAACAATGGAGCGAACCAGAAGTTATTGATTTTCTCCAAGATGTTTTGAAAACTTTGTCTGTTGTTCATAAAAATGATACAATTCATCGCGATCTCAAGCCGGAAAATCTAATGAGGCGTGATGACGACTGTAAGATCGTATTAATTGATTTTGGTACGGTTACAGCAGCTAGTGCCCAAAGTTTTGATGAAGAAGGTATTGTCGTTAAAGACTATACTATGGCTGCGGGAACCCCAGAATATATGGCAGCAGAGCATACCATGGGAAAGCCGGGAAGCAGCAGCGATATTTATTCAGTGGGGTTGATTGCCATTCAATTTTTGACGGGGCAACGACCGGGAGAATTAAAGCGAGATGAAACCTTGGAATTTATCTGGCAAGACAAAGTCAACATTAATCGAAAGTTTGCGAGAATTTTGACTAACATGGTAAAGTACGACTTCCGAGATCGCTATCAGACGGTAAGAGAAGTTTTAGACGATTTATACAGATATTTGAATCCCGATTCTGCGGAAATAATTTCCTCACAATCTGAATTGAAAAAGCAATCGCACTTTTCTCGGTGGAAAAAGCTTTTAAACCGGAGAAAACAGAACTAA